TGAGTTGTGAGAGCCGTTGTGTCGTCGATGAGTTGCGAGAACCTTTGTGTCGTCGATAAGTTGTGAGAACCTTTGTGTCGTCGATGAGTTGTGAGAGCCTTTGTGTCATCGATGAGTTGTGAGAACATTTGTGTCGTCGATGAGTTGTGAGAACATTTGTGTCGTCGATGAGTTGTGAGAGCCTTTGTGTCGTCGATGAGTTGTGAGAACCTTTGTGTCGTCGATGAGTTGTGAGAACCTTTGTGTCGTCGATGAGTTGTGAGAACCTTTGTGTCGTCGATGAGTTGTGAGAACCTTTGTGTCGTCGATGAGTTGTGAGAGCCTTTGTGTCGTCGATGAGTTGTGAGAGCCTTTGTGTCGTCGATGAGTTGTGAGAACCTTTGTGTCGTCGATGAGTTGTGAGAACCTTTGTGTCGTCGATGAGTTGTGAGAGCCTTTGTGTCGTCGATGAGTTGTGAGAGCCTTTGTGTCGTCGATGAGTTGTGAGAGCCTTTGTGTCGTCGATGAGTTGTGAGAGCCTTTGTGTCGTCGATGAGTTGTGAGAACCTTTGTGTCGTCGATGAGTTGTGAGAGCCTTTGTGTCGTCGATGAGCTGTGAGAACATTTGTGGCGTCGATGAGTTGTGAGAGCCTTTGTGTCGTCTATGAGTTGTGAGAGCCTTTGTATCGTCGATGTAAGAGCTTTTGTGTGGTCGATGAGTTGTGTGAGAGCCTTTGTGTCGTCGATGAGTTGTGAGAACCTTTGTGTCGTCGATGAGTTGTGAGAGCCTTTGTGT
This genomic stretch from Mya arenaria isolate MELC-2E11 chromosome 10, ASM2691426v1 harbors:
- the LOC128204335 gene encoding zinc finger protein 626-like, with amino-acid sequence MSLPTKLSGIRFLYVSMTHWLSQLIDDTLALTTHRRQKCSHNSSTTQRFSQLIDDTKVSQLIDDTKVLTTHRRHKGSHNSSTTQRFSQLIDDTKALTQLIDHTKALTSTIQRLSQLIDDTKALTTHRRHKCSHSSSTTQRLSQLIDDTKVLTTHRRHKGSHNSSTTQRLSQLIDDTKALTTHRRHKGSHNSSTTQRFSQLIDDTKVLTTHRRHKGSHNSSTTQRLSQLIDDTKVLTTHRRHKGSHNSSTTQRFSQLIDDTKVLTTHRRHKGSHNSSTTQMFSQLIDDTNVLTTHR